GCGCATCCGGGCGGAAGACGTCCTGGAGCGCAAGGGGACGGGTGCGTCCAGGCAGGCGGGTGCGCTGGCCGGCCAGTTCGCGGCGATGCTGGAAACCCTGAACGGGGTGGGGGAGGGCGGCGTCTCCGCCGCCGACGGCGCCGGGGTGGTGCCGAACGCCCAGCCCGCGGTGCGGCTCGGCGTCGGTGCGGTCACCCTGTTCGCCCAGGACGTGGGGCAGGCCGATTCCGGCATGGACGCCGCCGCCGCGGTGCCGGACCCCTGGGATCCGGCCACCGCGATGCAGGTGGTGGAAAGCGCCATACAGGCCGGCGACGGCACCAACTTCCGCTGGCTGACCACTCTGCTGACCCAGAACTCCGCCGCGTAAGCCGTGACCGGCTTGGGCTGAAACCGGCTACAGCCCCCACGGCTACAACCCCAGCCTCGACCGGGCGGCCCAATCGTCCAGCGAGGCGCGGGCGGCGGCCACCAGCGCCTCGGCGAAGGCTTCCGGTGCGCCGGCTTGCGGAAGCGGCGCGCCTCCGCCCGACCGCAGGCCGAGCCGCCGCAGAATGCCGCGCTCCTGATGCACCAGCCGCAGCCGAACCTTCTCGCCGAAACGGCCGCGCATGACCGACCGCAGGTCGCCCAGCCCGTCGATCAGCCCCAGCGCCAGCGCCTTGCGCCCGGCCCAGAAGGCGCCGGAAAACAACTCGTCCTCCGGGCCGGTCAGGCGGGCGCCGCGCCGGGCGCGCACCATTGCCTTGAACGCCTCGTGGATGTCGGCCTGCAGGGACTTCAGATGGGCGACGCCGTCCTCGCGTTCCGGCGAGAAGGGGTCGAGCAGAACCTTCTTGTCGCCGGCGGTATAGAGGCGCCGTTCGATGCCGTGACGCTCGATCAGCTCATGCAGGCCGAAGCCCGACGACACCACGCCGATGGACCCGAGGATGGAGCTTTCGTCGGCCCAGATCTCGTCCGCCGCGCAGGCGAGCCAATAGCCGCCGGACGCCGCCGCATCCTCGCAGAAGGCGAAGACCGGCACCTTCTTTTCCTCCGCCAGATCGCGGATCCGTTTGGCGATCAACGCGGACTGCACCGGCGATCCGCCCGGCGAGTTGATGATCAGCGCCACCGCCTTCTGGTCCTTGGGCGCGAAGGCGCGCTCCAGCAGCGGGGCGACGCCGGCCAGCGACAAGCCGGAACGGAACGGGCCACCCTGGCCGATGACGCCGGACAGGCGGACGACGGATACCAGCGGCCCGGCCTTGCGCCAGGGGCCGAAGGGGAGTTTGGCGAGGAGGGATTGCAGGCTCATGCCCGCAAAGATGGGATTGAAGTCTCTCGTTTGAAAGGCTGCGCCACCGCTAAAAAAGGGCTAGACCACCAACGCTTCCGCGTCGCGCAGCACCCGCTCCGCCGCCGGGCTGTAGCCGCCTTCGGCATTGTGCACGGTCAATCCTGCGGTCAGCCGGGCCGGCGCCTTGCCGCCCTTGCGGGCGACCAGCAGCAGCCGCTTGGCCTCCACGCCCGGCTTGGGCCACAGCGGCACCAGGACGAGGCTGCCGAACCGGCCGCGCAGCGCCTGCAGGATGTCGTCGATGCGGTCGGCGCGGTGGACCATCGTCAGCGTGCCGCGCGGCTTCAGCATCGCATCGGCGAAGCGCACCCAATCCGGCAGCCGCGCCGCTCCTTCCATATTCGCCGCGGCCTTCCAGTCGTCGGGCGGGCGGCTGGCGGCGCCGGCCTTCAGATAGGGCGGATTCATCATCACCCGGTCGAATCCGCCGGCGGGCAAGGTGCCTGGAGGAGCCAGAAGGTCGCCCTGGACCACCTCCACCCGGTCGGCGACCCCGCTGAGGACGGCATTTCGGCGGGCGAAGGCGCAGGCGTCGGCCCGCTGCTCCAGCCCGGTTACGGCGACGCCCGGCACCCGGACGGCGAGGCACAGGGCCGCGGCCCCGGTGCCGGTTCCGACGTCGAGCGCCCGCTCGCCGCCGGTCGCGGCGGTGATGGCGGCGAGGAAGACCGGGTCGATGGCGGCCCGGTAGCCGCCTGCGGGCTGGAGCAGCCGCACCCGCCCGTTCAGCAGGAAATCCGGCCGCGATTCAGGGAGTGCTTCCAAGGATGATTCCGGATGCGGAACGATATCGTCGCTCAAGCTTCGCCGGCCTCGCGCAGGACGCGGACGGCGTCGTCGGCATCGTCGGCATCGACCATCAGCCGTCGCGGGATGGCGCCGATGGAGCCCTCCATGATGCTGGTGTGGGTGTCCAGCACGATGGCCTCGATCCCGGCATCGGCCAGCAGGGCGACCAGCCAGGACAGGCGGACGGGGTCGGTGATGCGCAGCAGCTCTATCATGGCGTCTCGAAAGAACGGTCCCCTGCGGACTTGACCGAAGAGGCTAGGCCGTTATGCTCCCTAGCGCAAATTCTGGCGTCAATCACCCGTGGAGTCGACCTTGGCGGTCGTGACCAACTTCGAGCCGAAACGGCGCAAGTCTACCCCGCTCGACGACCTGACCGCTTTGGTTGCCGAGGACCTCAGCGCCGTCAACCAGATCATCCTCGACCGCATGCAGTCGCAGGTCGAGATGATTCCCCAGTTGGCCGGCTATCTGATCGCGGCCGGCGGCAAGCGCCTGCGTCCGGTTCTGACGCTGGCCGCCGCCAACATGTGCGGCTATCAGGGCGAGCATCACCGGCTGCTGGCCGCGGTTGTCGAGTTCATCCACAGCGCGACCCTGCTGCACGACGATGTCGTCGACGAAAGCGACCTGCGCCGCGGCATGGCCTCGGCCAACGCGGTGTTCGGCAACAAGGCCAGCGTTCTGGTCGGCGACTTCCTGTTCTCCCGCGCCTTCGAGATGATGGTGGAGGTGCAGTCGCTCGACGTGCTGCGCATCCTGTCGGGCGCCTCGGCCATCATCGCCGAGGGCGAGGTGCTGCAGCTGCGCACCACCAACGACACCGAGACCAGCGAGCAGGCCTATCTCGAGGTCATCAAGGGCAAGACGGCGGAGCTGTTCGCCGCCGCCTGCCGCGTCGGCGCCGTCGTCGCCAACCGCCCGCAGGCGGAGGAGATGGCGCTCTACGACTACGGCATGAATCTCGGCATCGCCTTCCAGCTGGTGGACGACGTGCTGGATTACTCGGCGCTGCAGGCGAAGCTGGGCAAGACCGTCGGCGACGATTTCCGCGAGGGCAAGATAACCCTGCCGGTCGTGCTGGCCTTCCGCCGGGGCAACGACGAGGAACGCGCCTTCTGGCGCCGGGTGATGGAGGATCTCGACCAGAAGGACGGCGATCTGGAGCATGCCCAGGCGCTGATGGCCCGCCACAACGCGCTGAAGGATACGGTGGAGCGGGCGCGCCATTACGGATCCATCGCCCGTGACAGCCTGGGGCTGTTCGCCGAAGGGCCGATCAAGCAGGCCCTGCTGGAAGTCATTGATTTCGTGATCGATCGCGATTTCTGACGGGAGGGGAGGGGGCGGATCTTTTTGGCGGTGACGCATTTTTTGCGTTGCGTGCCGGGGCCGGAGCGTTTATACACCCCCTCCACCGGCGGACGACACGCCTGCCGGCGACATGATCGGAGAGTAGCTCAGCCTGGTAGAGCACTGCTTTCGGGAGGCAGGGGCCGGAGGTTCGAATCCTCTCTCTCCGACCAACAGAAAAGGGCTTCCGGAGAAATCCGGGAGCCCTTCGTCGTTTCGGGCTTCGCCGCCATGGCGAAATGGCATGGCAAAATTGCAGCATCCAGCCTGTGACTTTGCATTGCGCGGCGGAGCGGAACCGTTTATACACCCCCTCCACCGGCGGACGACACGCCCGACGGTGACATGATCGGAGAGTAGCTCAGCCTGGTAGAGCACTGCTTTCGGGAGGCAGGGGCCGGAGGTTCGAATCCTCTCTCTCCGACCAACAGAAAAGGGCTTCCGGAGAAATCCGGAGGCCCTTTTCCTTTGGAGCCGCAGCCGGTTCAGGGCGGCATCTTCAGATAGGCATCCATGATGCGCTGGGCGGTGCCGTCCGCCTTGATGCCCTCGACCGCCGCCTTCAGCTTCTCGACGATCTGCGGCGAGCATTTGAGGGAGCAGGCGAGGTAGACGTCGTTCTGATCGACGGCCTTGCCGATCACGATCCTTTCCGGGCGGCCGGAATGCTTCCATTTCCACAGGGTTTCCGGCGTCCCGTTGAACCAGGCCTCGTCGCCGTTCGCACTGAGAACCTCGGTCTCCTTCTGCCCGACCTGGATGGTGCGAAGCTGGCTTGGCGGGAAGCCCTTGCTTTTCAGCAGTTCTTCCTGGGCGGTGCCCCGGCCGACGATGATGCTGGTCAGTTCGGCCCTCGCCTGATCGTAGCTGTCGATCGACTTGCCCACCGCCGCGAAGCTTCGATCCAGCGTGAATATCTTGGCGATCCAGGTGTAGCGCGCTTCCCGTGACGGAGATCGCGCGAACGGGATGATCAGCAGGTTTTCACCTTCGGCGACCTCCTGCTGCCCGCGCTTCCACGGGATGAACTGCATTTCGCCCTGGTATCCGGCGCGTTTCAGGGCCTCCAGCGTGATTTCCGCGACGAAGCCGCGCTGGTCCTGCCGATCCATCGTCACCATCGTCATCGGCGCCGCATCGACGCTGTAGATCCGGAGCGTTTCGGCGGCGGCCGGTGCCGCGGCTGCCGAGGCGCAAACCGCGATCACGGCGAGACTGACGGTCCGCATGCGCTTCCTCCCTGGCCGGCTCCGGCCCGCCGCGAAAGCTCCCAAGGGCGCAGCGCTTCCGGGGCGGATTCCATTCAGATGAATGGCTGGAGCGGTCCCGTCAATTCGCAGTCTATCCGAGTTGGACGCTTGACGATTTGTTAGGGTTACAGTCGGTGGCCGCCTCGGTCAGACCGTGCAGAGGAAGCGCCGATCCGTCCCCTCCAGAACCAGGGCGGTCAGCCGGTTCGTGGCGTAGGCGCCGGTGTCGAT
Above is a genomic segment from Azospirillum ramasamyi containing:
- a CDS encoding substrate-binding periplasmic protein; this translates as MRTVSLAVIAVCASAAAAPAAAETLRIYSVDAAPMTMVTMDRQDQRGFVAEITLEALKRAGYQGEMQFIPWKRGQQEVAEGENLLIIPFARSPSREARYTWIAKIFTLDRSFAAVGKSIDSYDQARAELTSIIVGRGTAQEELLKSKGFPPSQLRTIQVGQKETEVLSANGDEAWFNGTPETLWKWKHSGRPERIVIGKAVDQNDVYLACSLKCSPQIVEKLKAAVEGIKADGTAQRIMDAYLKMPP
- a CDS encoding polyprenyl synthetase family protein — encoded protein: MAVVTNFEPKRRKSTPLDDLTALVAEDLSAVNQIILDRMQSQVEMIPQLAGYLIAAGGKRLRPVLTLAAANMCGYQGEHHRLLAAVVEFIHSATLLHDDVVDESDLRRGMASANAVFGNKASVLVGDFLFSRAFEMMVEVQSLDVLRILSGASAIIAEGEVLQLRTTNDTETSEQAYLEVIKGKTAELFAAACRVGAVVANRPQAEEMALYDYGMNLGIAFQLVDDVLDYSALQAKLGKTVGDDFREGKITLPVVLAFRRGNDEERAFWRRVMEDLDQKDGDLEHAQALMARHNALKDTVERARHYGSIARDSLGLFAEGPIKQALLEVIDFVIDRDF
- a CDS encoding DUF2007 domain-containing protein, with translation MIELLRITDPVRLSWLVALLADAGIEAIVLDTHTSIMEGSIGAIPRRLMVDADDADDAVRVLREAGEA
- a CDS encoding S49 family peptidase, which translates into the protein MSLQSLLAKLPFGPWRKAGPLVSVVRLSGVIGQGGPFRSGLSLAGVAPLLERAFAPKDQKAVALIINSPGGSPVQSALIAKRIRDLAEEKKVPVFAFCEDAAASGGYWLACAADEIWADESSILGSIGVVSSGFGLHELIERHGIERRLYTAGDKKVLLDPFSPEREDGVAHLKSLQADIHEAFKAMVRARRGARLTGPEDELFSGAFWAGRKALALGLIDGLGDLRSVMRGRFGEKVRLRLVHQERGILRRLGLRSGGGAPLPQAGAPEAFAEALVAAARASLDDWAARSRLGL
- a CDS encoding tRNA1(Val) (adenine(37)-N6)-methyltransferase; this translates as MEALPESRPDFLLNGRVRLLQPAGGYRAAIDPVFLAAITAATGGERALDVGTGTGAAALCLAVRVPGVAVTGLEQRADACAFARRNAVLSGVADRVEVVQGDLLAPPGTLPAGGFDRVMMNPPYLKAGAASRPPDDWKAAANMEGAARLPDWVRFADAMLKPRGTLTMVHRADRIDDILQALRGRFGSLVLVPLWPKPGVEAKRLLLVARKGGKAPARLTAGLTVHNAEGGYSPAAERVLRDAEALVV